A genome region from Triticum aestivum cultivar Chinese Spring chromosome 2B, IWGSC CS RefSeq v2.1, whole genome shotgun sequence includes the following:
- the LOC123046209 gene encoding probable WRKY transcription factor 12, with amino-acid sequence MEGGSQLGACLPSLYALDPYASPPLLAPSPNQHKLHQLPPVLQEQPGVHGVMFSSDHGGGLYPLLPGIPFCHSAAACEKHTGFAPLGSTGEAGTLAARQGNEIASATTTTTASCHGPSSWWKGAEKGKMKVRRKMREPRFCFQTRSEVDVLDDGYKWRKYGQKVVKNSLHPRSYYRCTHSNCRVKKRVERLSEDCRMVITTYEGRHTHTPCSDDDVGGDHTGSCAFTSF; translated from the exons ATGGAAGGGGGTAGCCAGCTGGGGGCGTGCCTTCCCAGCCTCTACGCGCTCGATCCGTACGCatcccctcccctcctcgctccaTCGCCGAACCAGCACAAGCTTCACCAGCTGCCGCCGGTGCTCCAAGAACAGCCCGGGGTCCACGGCGTGATGTTCTCCTCGGACCATGGCGGGGGCCTGTACCCGCTGCTTCCGGGGATCCCCTTCTGCCACTCCGCCGCCGCCTGCGAGAAGCACACCGGGTTCGCGCCCTTGGGCAGCACCGGCGAG GCTGGCACATTGGCGGCCAGACAAGGCAACGAGATTGCTAGTGCTACTACTACCACCACAGCCAGCTGCCATGGCCCGAGCTCATG GTGGAAGGGGGCAGAGAAGGGGAAGATGAAGGTAAGGAGGAAGATGAGGGAGCCGCGGTTCTGCTTCCAGACCAGGAGCGAAGTGGACGTGCTGGACGACGGATACAAGTGGAGGAAGTACGGCCAGAAGGTTGTCAAGAACAGCCTTCATCCCAG GAGCTACTACCGGTGCACCCACAGCAACTGCCGCGTGAAGAAGCGCGTGGAGCGGCTGTCGGAGGACTGCCGCATGGTGATCACCACCTACGAGGGCCGCCACACCCACACCCCCTGCAGCGACGACGACGTCGGCGGCGACCACACGGGCAGCTGCGCCTTCACCTCCTTCTGA